The Euphorbia lathyris chromosome 2, ddEupLath1.1, whole genome shotgun sequence genome includes a window with the following:
- the LOC136219456 gene encoding short-chain dehydrogenase TIC 32, chloroplastic-like isoform X2, with product MWIFGWKGPSGFSARSTAEQVTQGIDGTALTAIVIGLASSGIGVETARVLAMRGVYVVMAVRNVEAATKIKQTILKENPSAKLEVMQIDLSSMASIRKFASQYISSGLPLNILINNAAVVIPPFTLSEDNIELQFATNHVGHFLLTDLLLEIMKNTARESNQEGRIFNVSSIGHHVVYREGIRFDKINDQSVYNKYIAYGQSKLANILHANELARRLKEDGVDITANSLHPGGIATNLARHHSFVSLLSNFFLLKNHQQGAATTCYVALHPQVKGVTGQYFADSNLAKPSSLATNSELGNKLWDFSFKLTFPN from the exons ATGTGGATTTTTGGGTGGAAAGGGCCATCTGGGTTTTCAGCACGTTCTACTGCTGAACAAGTTACTCAAGGGATTGATGGAACTGCCCTCACAGCCATAGTCATTGGTCT AGCATCAAGTGGGATTGGAGTGGAGACAGCAAGAGTTCTTGCAATGAGAGGTGTGTATGTTGTAATGGCAGTAAGGAATGTAGAAGCTGCTACAAAAATCAAACAAACAATACTCAAAGAAAACCCTTCTGCCAAACTTGAAGTTATGCAGATAGATCTCAGCTCTATGGCATCCATTAGAAAATTTGCATCTCAATATATTTCATCCGGTCTTCCACTAAATATTCTTAT TAACAACGCAGCCGTCGTGATACCTCCTTTCACGCTTTCCGAAGACAATATAGAACTACAATTTGCGACGAACCATGTAG GACATTTTCTGCTGACGGACCTTTTGCTGGAGATTATGAAAAACACAGCACGGGAAAGCAATCAAGAGGGGAGAATTTTTAATGTATCATCAATTGGTCACCACGTTGTATATCGTGAAGgaattcgttttgataaaatcaatGACCAATCAGT ATATAACAAATATATTGCTTATGGACAGTCAAAGCTGGCTAACATTTTACATGCTAATGAGCTGGCAAGACGCCTCAAG GAAGATGGAGTGGATATAACTGCTAATTCACTTCATCCCGGAGGGATTGCGACAAATCTTGCACGCCATCATA GCTTTGTGTCTCTATTGAGCAATTTCTTTTTGCTAAAGAACCACCAACAG GGAGCAGCAACTACATGTTATGTAGCATTACATCCACAGGTTAAAGGGGTAACCGGCCAATATTTTGCGGACAGTAACCTAGCAAAACCAAGTTCTCTTGCTACGAATTCTGAATTGGGGAACAAACTATGGGATTTCAGCTTCAAATTGACCTTTCCCAATTAG
- the LOC136219455 gene encoding short-chain dehydrogenase TIC 32, chloroplastic-like, translating into MWIFGWKGASGFSATSTAEQVTQGIDGTALTAIVTGASSGIGAETARVLALRGVYVIMAVRNVEAGTKIKETILKENPSAKVEVMQIDLSSMASVRKFASEYISSGRPLNILINNAAVAIPPFTLSEDNIELQFATNHVGHFLLTDLLLETMKNTAQESNHEGRIVIVSSVGHRHGYQEGIRFDKINDQSGYKKFLAYGQSKLANILHANELARRLKEDGVNITANSLHPGAIATNIARHDSILDGFVSIFCKYVLKNHQQGAATTCYVALHPQVKGISGQYFMDSNLAKPDKVATDAELGKKLWDFSLRLINPN; encoded by the exons ATGTGGATTTTTGGGTGGAAAGGGGCATCTGGGTTTTCAGCAACTTCCACCGCTGAACAAGTTACTCAAGGGATTGATGGAACTGCTCTCACCGCCATAGTCACAG GAGCATCAAGTGGGATTGGAGCTGAGACAGCAAGAGTTCTTGCACTGAGAGGTGTGTATGTGATAATGGCAGTAAGGAATGTAGAAGCTGGTAcaaaaatcaaagaaacaaTACTCAAAGAAAACCCTTCTGCCAAAGTTGAAGTTATGCAGATAGATCTCAGCTCAATGGCATCCGTTAGGAAATTTGCATCTGAATATATTTCATCGGGTCGTCCGCTAAATATTCTTAT TAACAATGCAGCCGTCGCCATACCTCCTTTCACGCTTTCCGAAGACAATATAGAATTACAATTTGCGACGAACCATGTAG GACATTTTCTGTTGACGGACCTTTTGCTGGAGACCATGAAAAACACAGCACAGGAAAGCAATCACGAGGGGAGAATCGTTATTGTATCGTCAGTAGGTCACCGCCATGGATATCAGGAAGgaattcgttttgataaaatcaatGACCAATCAGG ATATAAAAAATTTCTTGCTTATGGACAATCAAAGCTGGCTAATATTTTGCATGCTAATGAGCTTGCAAGACGCCTCAAG GAAGATGGAGTGAATATAACTGCTAATTCACTTCATCCTGGAGCAATTGCGACAAATATTGCACGCCATGACAGTATTCTTGATG GCTTTGTGTCTATATTTTGCAAATATGTGCTAAAGAACCACCAGCAG GGAGCAGCAACTACATGTTACGTAGCATTGCATCCACAAGTTAAGGGGATAAGTGGTCAGTACTTTATGGACAGTAACCTAGCTAAACCAGATAAAGTTGCTACAGATGCAGAATTGGGGAAGAAACTATGGGATTTCAGCCTCAGACTGATCAATCCCAACTAG
- the LOC136219458 gene encoding short-chain dehydrogenase TIC 32, chloroplastic-like — MWIFGWKGPSGFSAISTAEQVTQGIDGTSLTAIVTGASSGIGVETARVLAMRGVYVVMAVRNVQAATKIKQTILKKKPSAKVEIMQLDLSSMASVRKFASQYIASGRPLNILINNAGVAMSPFTLSQDNIEIQFATNHLGHFLLTDLLLETMKNTARESNQEGRIVNVSSEAHRHGYREGIRFDKINDQSGYSKYIAYGQSKLANILHANELARRLKEDGVNITANSLHPGAIGTNITRHHCILGSAAILGKFVVKNQKQGAATTCYVALHPQVKGISGRYFADSNLSKPSSLARDAELGTKLWDFSFTMTNPN, encoded by the exons ATGTGGATTTTTGGGTGGAAAGGACCATCTGGGTTTTCAGCAATCTCCACTGCTGAACAAGTTACTCAAGGGATTGATGGAACTTCCCTCACTGCCATAGTCACAG GAGCATCAAGTGGGATTGGAGTGGAGACAGCAAGAGTTCTTGCAATGAGAGGTGTCTATGTTGTAATGGCAGTAAGAAATGTACAAGCTGCTACAAAAATCAAACAAacaatactaaaaaaaaaaccttctgCTAAAGTTGAAATTATGCAGTTAGATCTCAGCTCAATGGCATCCGTTAGGAAGTTTGCATCTCAATATATTGCATCCGGTCGTCCCCTAAATATTCTTAT TAACAATGCAGGTGTCGCGATGTCTCCTTTCACGCTTTCTCAAGACAATATAGAAATACAATTCGCGACAAACCATCTAGGACATTTTCTGCTGACGGACCTTTTGCTGGAGACCATGAAAAACACAGCCCGAGAAAGCAATCAAGAGGGGAGAATTGTAAATGTATCATCAGAAGCTCACCGCCATGGATATCGTGAAGgaattcgttttgataaaatcaatGACCAATCAGG ATATAGCAAATATATTGCTTATGGACAGTCAAAGTTGGCTAACATTTTGCATGCTAATGAGCTCGCAAGACGCCTCAAG GAAGATGGAGTGAATATAACTGCTAATTCACTTCATCCTGGTGCAATTGGGACAAATATTACACGCCATCATTGTATTCTAG GCTCTGCGGCTATATTGGGTAAATTTGTTGTAAAGAACCAAAAGCAG GGAGCAGCAACTACATGTTATGTAGCATTGCATCCACAGGTTAAGGGGATAAGTGGCCGGTATTTTGCAGACAGTAACCTATCAAAACCAAGTTCTCTTGCTAGAGATGCAGAATTGGGAACCAAACTATGGGATTTCAGTTTTACAATGACCAATCCCAACTAG
- the LOC136216477 gene encoding uncharacterized protein, translating to MEEITKIARAYYANLSDKQKQSATDLFKTLDKDGDGKISFEEYEQYVKKKFKSISSTQFFKKLDKDEDGTLDFEEFITVQYLYTTERVYFCDGCKVFLDGTYFTCVHCFNNVSGNTYDLCCDCYGSRIHHQHSVFLDNYTLLHAIRNKNQRKGGASDVVALADFGISTTSDVVSLCTQM from the exons ATGGAGGAGATAACAAAGATAGCAAGAGcttattatgcaaatttatcAGACAAGCAGAAGCAATCAGCGACTGATCTTTTCAAAACACTCGATAAAGATGGAGACGGAAAGATCAGTTTCGAAGAGTATGAGCAATACGTTAAGAAGAAGTTCAAATCAATTTCTTCTACTCAATTCTTTAAGAAGCTGGACAAAGATGAAGACGGGACGTTAGATTTCGAAGAGTTCATCACAGTTCAATACTTGTACACTACCGAAAGAGTTTATTTTTGCGACGGATGCAAAGTGTTTTTAGATGGAACGTATTTCACATGTGTTCACTGCTTTAATAACGTTTCTGGTAATACTTATGATTTGTGTTGTGATTGTTATGGCAGTAGAATTCATCATCAGCATTCTGTGTTTCTCGATAATTACACCTTGCTTCACGCTATCAGAAACAAAAATCAG AGGAAAGGTGGAGCTTCAGATGTAGTTGCGCTTGCAGATTTCGGCATTAGTACTACATCTGATGTTGTCAGCTTATGTACCCAAATGTAA
- the LOC136219457 gene encoding uncharacterized protein: MEIQAWRMRLSFKNATIVLTILNLITALFLLQGFFSSAFSRSTGTSSNQFNSVQQSYIKESEEIRLAMQPWELIKRVKEIEQEAVAEPETVQQKEIKQTAAVDLSKRLKDFRSINDGSSLKALEEWRKRKMERARLRELEKNGTGT; encoded by the exons ATGGAGATACAAGCGTGGAGGATGAGATTATCGTTCAAAAACGCCACGATAGTTCTAACAATACTAAACCTCATCACTGCCCTTTTCTTGCTCCAGGGCTTTTTCTCCTCTGCCTTTTCTCGCAGCACTGGAACCTCATctaatcaattcaattcag TTCAGCAAAGCTACATCAAGGAGTCTGAAGAGATACGCCTTGCAATGCAACCATGGGAACTCATAAAAAGA GTGAAAGAAATTGAGCAAGAAGCAGTTGCAGAACCCGAGACAGTCCAACAGAAAGAAATCAAGCAAACTGCTGCTGTTGATCTTTCTAAAAGGTTAAAGGATTTCCGGTCTATTAATGATGGAAGCAGCTTGAAAG CTCTTGAAGAATGGCGCAAAAGGAAGATGGAGAGAGCTAGACTACGAGAACTGGAGAAAAATGGAACAGGGACTTGA
- the LOC136219456 gene encoding short-chain dehydrogenase TIC 32, chloroplastic-like isoform X1, with amino-acid sequence MWIFGWKGPSGFSARSTAEQVTQGIDGTALTAIVIGLASSGIGVETARVLAMRGVYVVMAVRNVEAATKIKQTILKENPSAKLEVMQIDLSSMASIRKFASQYISSGLPLNILINNAAVVIPPFTLSEDNIELQFATNHVGHFLLTDLLLEIMKNTARESNQEGRIFNVSSIGHHVVYREGIRFDKINDQSVYNKYIAYGQSKLANILHANELARRLKEDGVDITANSLHPGGIATNLARHHSTLYGFVSLLSNFFLLKNHQQGAATTCYVALHPQVKGVTGQYFADSNLAKPSSLATNSELGNKLWDFSFKLTFPN; translated from the exons ATGTGGATTTTTGGGTGGAAAGGGCCATCTGGGTTTTCAGCACGTTCTACTGCTGAACAAGTTACTCAAGGGATTGATGGAACTGCCCTCACAGCCATAGTCATTGGTCT AGCATCAAGTGGGATTGGAGTGGAGACAGCAAGAGTTCTTGCAATGAGAGGTGTGTATGTTGTAATGGCAGTAAGGAATGTAGAAGCTGCTACAAAAATCAAACAAACAATACTCAAAGAAAACCCTTCTGCCAAACTTGAAGTTATGCAGATAGATCTCAGCTCTATGGCATCCATTAGAAAATTTGCATCTCAATATATTTCATCCGGTCTTCCACTAAATATTCTTAT TAACAACGCAGCCGTCGTGATACCTCCTTTCACGCTTTCCGAAGACAATATAGAACTACAATTTGCGACGAACCATGTAG GACATTTTCTGCTGACGGACCTTTTGCTGGAGATTATGAAAAACACAGCACGGGAAAGCAATCAAGAGGGGAGAATTTTTAATGTATCATCAATTGGTCACCACGTTGTATATCGTGAAGgaattcgttttgataaaatcaatGACCAATCAGT ATATAACAAATATATTGCTTATGGACAGTCAAAGCTGGCTAACATTTTACATGCTAATGAGCTGGCAAGACGCCTCAAG GAAGATGGAGTGGATATAACTGCTAATTCACTTCATCCCGGAGGGATTGCGACAAATCTTGCACGCCATCATAGTACTCTTTATG GCTTTGTGTCTCTATTGAGCAATTTCTTTTTGCTAAAGAACCACCAACAG GGAGCAGCAACTACATGTTATGTAGCATTACATCCACAGGTTAAAGGGGTAACCGGCCAATATTTTGCGGACAGTAACCTAGCAAAACCAAGTTCTCTTGCTACGAATTCTGAATTGGGGAACAAACTATGGGATTTCAGCTTCAAATTGACCTTTCCCAATTAG
- the LOC136216513 gene encoding uncharacterized protein, translating into MMETASVVGADPSGGTIPSIGAASPVRASASQGPASASEDLPLTRKRKISADTESSRSKKKNTSVSLTVGGAPVSASSKGKSSTPIHEPIPDISGWWTRTFGLAVNFSCKDIVSSICNVLGRLPSASRVREQVPLHTAVEGIEKRSVEIINFAEGILRRDAERAKELESLGTELATQKSLYDDVQGKVKVLEGTCQKAVGEKEEALKSLQAKSDELQKALDDLAAFKEAQKKRVEEILAEDGARIYWYGERIHAAYEHGH; encoded by the exons atgatggaaaccgcttccgttgtaggggcggatccttctggagggacgattccttctattggggcggcttccccggttagggcttccgcttcacaaggtcccgcttctgcctccgaggatcttcctttaaccaggaagcggaagataagtgcggatacagagtcttctcgttctaaaaagaagaacacttctgtgtcccttactgttggcggcgcacctgtatccgcctcgtctaaaggaaagagcagtacccccattcacgag ccaatccccgatattagcggatggtggactaggactttcggcctggccgtgaacttctcttgcaaggatattgtatcttccatatgcaatgtccttgggcgacttccctctgcctcccgtgtgcgcgagcaagtaccgctccatactgctgtggaagggatcgagaagcgttctgtagag attatcaatttcgctgagggcattctccgaagggatgcagagcgagccaaggagttggaaagtcttggtacggaattggcgactcagaagtcgctttatgatgatgtccaagggaaggtgaaggtcttagagggcacctgtcagaaggccgtgggcgagaaggaggaggcccttaaatcccttcaggccaagtccgatgaactgcaaaaagccctcgacgacctagctgctttcaaggaggcccaaaagaagagggttgaggagattttggctgaagatggcgcccgcatctactggtatggggagcggattcatgccgcttatgagcacgggcattag